Below is a genomic region from Sinobacterium norvegicum.
GTGCACTTGGCGGTGTGGCACAGAAAACACGGGAAACCATGCTGTTATGTGAGGCGGCAGGTTATGAGGTGGTGATTGTTGAAACTGTTGGTGTTGGGCAATCAGAGTACGAAGTGGCCGCCATGGTTGATTTCTTTTTGGTATTAATGATCCCTAACGCAGGAGACGAGCTGCAAGGGATTAAGAAGGGCATTATCGAACTGGCCGATGCTTTGGTGATTAATAAGGCCGATGGCGAGAGTATTAACCTTGCTAAGCAAACGCAGCGGCACTATCAAAATGCCTTCCACTTATTAGGCAGTAATACGTTTTGGACGCCTCAGGTGCTTACTTGCTCGGCATTAAGGCACGATAACATTGATGCGGTTTGGGGCATGATTTCTAACTATAAGATTGATGCCATTAATAATGACGTGTTTTATCAGCAACGTAATAAGCAAAATATTGATTGGATGCAAAAGCTGATTGCCGAGATGTTGGAATTAAAACTGAAGCAAAACCCCGAGGTTGTCAGTGCCTTGCCGCAACAAAAACAGCAGGTAGCCAGTGGTCAAACCACGCCCTATGCGGCGGCAAAACACATTATATCGATGCTATAGCTGTGGCGGTGTACCGCTGCCGCGATAAAATTTTATGGCGGCGTCAATGGCCATAATAGACAGTGCACAGCCGATAAGCAGATAGCTGAACAGGTTTTCTGACGGTATTTGTTCGCCCACTATTATGATGCCGACCAGCAATATTAGCGGGGGTTCGAGATAGCTCAGCAAGCCAAATAATGCCAGTGGTAACCTGCGGTTGGCGGACAAATAGCACAGCATTCCCGCCGCACCTAACAGGCCGAGCCCGGCGAACAACAAGAGCTTATCCACGGTGTAGTCAAAGGGATGATTGACCCCTTCAAAGTGTCCGCAGGCCCACCATGCCACTGGTAGTAGAAGTATATTTTCGATCAGAAAGGCGCTGACGATGGGCAGCGACTGTTTTCTGCGCAGCATAAAATAGAGCGGATAGCCCAATGCCACAATCATGGCTGTCAGTGACAGACTGCCATTGATAATAATCATGTAGATGACACTGCTCACCGCCACTGCGGTGGCTAACCACTGGGCAGTGCTGAGGTTTTCGTGATAGTAAAAGCGGCCAATAAGTACCAGCGATATTGGCAATAAAGAGTAACCTAGAGCAAGACCAACGGTGTCTCCCATCATGGGCGCCCAGACAAATACGCCCCATTGTACGCCGACTAATAGCGCGCCGGTTAGCAACCCCGGCCAAGCCTGCACGGATAGTAGTGGCTTCAGTGCCTGACGCAGGCGACCGGCGGCAGCCAGTGCGGTGGCAATCAGTAGAGTGGTCCAAATGATACGTTGACCGATGGCAGCGTAGCCGTTGGTGTTTTGCAATAGCATCAAGTAGGCGGGAATGGCCGCGAAGATAATCGCCGAACATATAGAGAAGATGACACCCTGACTGGTCGTCGATATCTTGGCAGTGTTAGTGGTCATATTCACGTTTATTCGATACCGGTTGAATTATATGTAGGCGATTTATGGTTAGTATGTGGTGATATTTCACGTAAACATGTTAGGAACCAGATTTAATCTCCACAGCATACTGTAATTTTATCGAGCCCATGATAATGTTTTTATTACGAAACTAATAAAAACAATCAATATCATGGAATGTGTTGTTAAGTATCTGATTATAATTTGTTTCTCTGTTTTTTTTCAGGCCGCCTTTGGCACTGAAAAAACCCTGTATATCGATCATAGTGGCCAACAGTTAATCCTGCCTTATGTTGATTATGCCATTGAGCCTGATCAGCCTGTCACGGCTGCAGCATTATTTGATAACGATGCCGTACTCGACTTTCAGCCGGCCCGTCATTTTCAACTTCAGGATCATCAAGCCACATGGTTTCGGTTAATAGTCAATAACCCCAGTGATCAGCCGGCAGAATTAGTGCTTAATATGAACGATGTTTTGTTCGATAGTATTGAGTTGAGCTATTTTCGAGATGCCGAGTTAATCACGCTCAAGGCAGGTCTTGATATTGCACACAGTCAATGGCCGGTGGATTATCGCTTGATTGTATTACCGTTAAGCATTGACGCGCACAGTGAGCAGCGTATTTATTTTAGAGTGTATTCTTCTCAGGTAGGGCTGTTTCAGCCAAGACTTAGCACTCTGCTGCATTTTTCTTCTACCAGTAGTATGTCAAATACAATCAATCTGTTATTTATTGGTATCGGCTTGGGTATCTGCCTCTTTATGGCGTTCTTTATGCCGATGGTGATGCCGGGTCGAATAGCATTAGGATTTGTCCTGTATTTGACGCTATCGATCATGGTACTGGCCTCTGTCTCAGGCCTGTTTATTTATCTGATGCCAGATCATCCTGATTTACACAAGTTTGTCCTCGTGGCGCTGTTGGTGATTAACTGCATCTCTGTATTGGCGCTGTTCAATTTGTTTTACGAGGTGCACCGCTGCAATCCCCGCCTGCATAAACTGTATGTTGCTGAGGGTGTACTAATTCTGCTTATGCTGGCGGTATACCCTGTGCTTGGTGGTTATGAGGGGCTGATTCAACCCGTGATTGTCTGTGTGTTTTTAATGTATATTCTGCTGTTTTATACTGCAGCGATTAAATTTCATGAGGGGTTTACCGGCTCCGGGCTGTTTCTAATTGGGCTTGGGGTGTATTTAGCCACGTGTTTCTATGCCGTCTTTGCCGCCAGAGGCTACCTACCTTTCAATGCCTTTATCCGTCACAGTGTGGGTTTTGGTATAATTTTTCAGGCGGCTATCGTCTGCTGGGCCATAGCGCAAAAGGGCAAGGCGGCCCAGCGAGCCAGCGATTTACTCAGTAAGGATGTCGCCATTGCGCAGTCGGCTAATCGCCATAAGAGTGAATTTTTAGCCACAATGAGCCACGAGATACGGACGCCGGTTCATGGCGTATTGGGCATGGCCCAAATGTTACAGGCCTCAGAGCAAACCGAACAACAGGCCGAGCACACGCATGTCATTATACATTCGGCCAACATGCTGTTAGCAGTCATTAATGACATCTTAGATTTTTCAAAAATCGAGGCCGGAAAAATGGAGCTCGATCATACACCCTTTAATTTGGCTGAGTTAGCGCAGTACTCTCGTGCATTATTTGCCCCGCAGGCAGCGGAAAAAAATCTAACCTTCACGATAAACGTCGATGAGGCTTGCCCGCTGTGGTTCAAAGGTGATGCGATTCGCCTGCAGCAGATTATTAATAATCTGTTGAGTAATGCGTTTAAGTTTACCGAGCAGGGTGTGGTTGCCATGTCTATTTGTAGTGAGAGGATAAACGACAGAGCAGCGGTTTTGTTGTTTTCAATAGTCGACAGCGGTATAGGCATTGCCCGTAATAAGCGCCAGCAATTGTTTAGCGCCTTTACCCAGGTCGATAAATCTACCACGCGCAATTATGGTGGCACGGGGCTAGGCCTTTCGATCAGCCAGCAATTAGTGCATCTGATGGGCGGCGAAATTGATGTTAATAGTATAGAGGGCCGGGGTGCAGAATTTTGGTTTAGCATTGAATTAGAGCGATG
It encodes:
- the rarD gene encoding EamA family transporter RarD, whose translation is MTTNTAKISTTSQGVIFSICSAIIFAAIPAYLMLLQNTNGYAAIGQRIIWTTLLIATALAAAGRLRQALKPLLSVQAWPGLLTGALLVGVQWGVFVWAPMMGDTVGLALGYSLLPISLVLIGRFYYHENLSTAQWLATAVAVSSVIYMIIINGSLSLTAMIVALGYPLYFMLRRKQSLPIVSAFLIENILLLPVAWWACGHFEGVNHPFDYTVDKLLLFAGLGLLGAAGMLCYLSANRRLPLALFGLLSYLEPPLILLVGIIIVGEQIPSENLFSYLLIGCALSIMAIDAAIKFYRGSGTPPQL
- the meaB gene encoding methylmalonyl Co-A mutase-associated GTPase MeaB, whose product is MSVINIDLLCSGNRRALAKAITLVESKLDSHRQQAQEVLQQVLPKTGKSIRIGISGIPGVGKSTFIEAFGLHLIEQGYKTAVLAVDPSSPVHGGSILGDKTRMEMLSRKDDAFIRPSPSDGALGGVAQKTRETMLLCEAAGYEVVIVETVGVGQSEYEVAAMVDFFLVLMIPNAGDELQGIKKGIIELADALVINKADGESINLAKQTQRHYQNAFHLLGSNTFWTPQVLTCSALRHDNIDAVWGMISNYKIDAINNDVFYQQRNKQNIDWMQKLIAEMLELKLKQNPEVVSALPQQKQQVASGQTTPYAAAKHIISML
- a CDS encoding hybrid sensor histidine kinase/response regulator, with product MECVVKYLIIICFSVFFQAAFGTEKTLYIDHSGQQLILPYVDYAIEPDQPVTAAALFDNDAVLDFQPARHFQLQDHQATWFRLIVNNPSDQPAELVLNMNDVLFDSIELSYFRDAELITLKAGLDIAHSQWPVDYRLIVLPLSIDAHSEQRIYFRVYSSQVGLFQPRLSTLLHFSSTSSMSNTINLLFIGIGLGICLFMAFFMPMVMPGRIALGFVLYLTLSIMVLASVSGLFIYLMPDHPDLHKFVLVALLVINCISVLALFNLFYEVHRCNPRLHKLYVAEGVLILLMLAVYPVLGGYEGLIQPVIVCVFLMYILLFYTAAIKFHEGFTGSGLFLIGLGVYLATCFYAVFAARGYLPFNAFIRHSVGFGIIFQAAIVCWAIAQKGKAAQRASDLLSKDVAIAQSANRHKSEFLATMSHEIRTPVHGVLGMAQMLQASEQTEQQAEHTHVIIHSANMLLAVINDILDFSKIEAGKMELDHTPFNLAELAQYSRALFAPQAAEKNLTFTINVDEACPLWFKGDAIRLQQIINNLLSNAFKFTEQGVVAMSICSERINDRAAVLLFSIVDSGIGIARNKRQQLFSAFTQVDKSTTRNYGGTGLGLSISQQLVHLMGGEIDVNSIEGRGAEFWFSIELERCTDQPCTKEIDSTQHSASLHTEPSVRFLVAEDNIVNQQVVTAMLLKCDIEAVIANNGSEVIDIYRRQSSRYSAVLMDLEMPRTDGYTATKAIREFEQRHSLAAIPIIALTAHALEDNIDCCYSVGMDAVLTKPLHFDALVKMLENHQLMPQLQ